The genomic stretch GGGAGAGCTACATTTTGGGATCTATGATGTGGACACTGTGGCAACACTATTGCAGTGTCTCTGTTTCCCCCCTCAGGAATCTTGAGGTTGCTAGATTGgccttttgttcttttttcagtttgtctttAGTAAAATGCAACTTGgtttctgtgtctgttcacCACATGTGTTGACCCAGCCCAGCACTACAAGAGCACTGCACTACAAAAGATATTTAGAGAAAACGCTGTAGAATATGTTTTTAGTGTTACCACCTCTTGGGTCTCCTGGTCCCCAAGTGGCATAAATTCCCATGCCAACAAAGTTTTGGACTCATAAGTCATAAATAAATCAGCaaaaaacatgacatttcaATGTGAAAAGTATGGTTTTTCCTTTGAAACCCTTGTTGAATTTGACATCTTATATGTGCAATTTCCAGTAGTGGGAAACATGCTGGAGATTATCTGGAACCAATCATTTTGCCACTGCCTAATTTAGATAAATCAACAGAAGTATTCAATtaataggtttttgttttttgttacattttaaagtatATTCAGTGTGCACCATGAATAACTCaagttttttacttttattttgatggtACACTCATGCCCCTCAAATTATTAAGTACATTTATTCAAATGACAAGACAAGCTGAATAGCCTATTGCCGTcaaaccttttttaaaatgtttttgttatgtcTTTATTTAAGATTAGTGCAAACTTCAGAAAACTGAATGTTGATACTTGATGTACAATTGGTTTTCAAGAGGCCACTGAATCcactgaatttatttatttgacacaCATGATGaacatcttcttcttcttcttcttcttctttctgtgCCCTGTATTTTCTGTGCCCTGATATCTCTGCCTAGTTTTTGGACTTTATCTCGATTACTCTTCTGATTATCCCGTATggacctgtctgcctggatttcgaccattgcctgtttatAGATAACGTTTTGGAACTGCCCCCATTAAAACCTGCCTTATTCacattatccctgagtctgcataTGGTTCTCTGTCCAATACTTAACAGAACGAACTAGCCATTTTTAGAACCAGCAGACTCGAGGGCTCCTAGTTGGACTTAATCATTCCTTCCACTGCCGCCCCTGGCCCTGGCGCCACCTTGGACTCCAGGCCACTCCAGGTCCAGAAAGAAGGACCCTCGTGCAGGCCTGAGACCCCGTGCCCGCCTGGGACCCCAGCCAAAGCTTCACTGTCGCCTCAAGCCCCGTGAGCGTCAGAAGCTTCGCTGTGAAAGTGTCATATTTATCATTGTACCAGGTCAGGTTTGcatctgttcacttagatattaattgtaaaaggctttttgaccaggtgTGCCCAAATTgttgcacactactgtagaaAGGAAGAAACCAGGAAATGAATcatgacacagagacacaagaTGTTACAATCAACACTGTGCTGCAAGAGGTTGGTAGATGACATGTagattgtattattattgttattattattattattattattattattattgaaaatcatatttttattattgaaaaccCTTGGTCAGGGTTGTGAacaagaacccaatggtcactctaaCTGAGCTTCGGAAATCAtttgcagagatgggagaacctgccggaaagACGACCATGTCAGCAGCattccatcaatcaggcctttatggtagagtggctagatgtCAAAAATGGCAATTTGATCCATTTAATTAAATCTTCAACACAATAATGTGTTCAAAAAGAGAGgtatctgaatactttctgaagcaacTGTAAATACACGGGTGACATTAGGCACAGAATGTAACAACTATGCTTCTAGGTAATGGGCATCAGTACAGGCATTGGTATGGTGGGCAACAGATGACAGATGGGCTGGTCCAGTGTAGGGAACAGTGAAATCATTCTTTaggaaaacatgttttcactgaaaccCAGTCAAGAAAGGAATGAATACCAAAGGACTGGATTCCAGGCTGGGGTGCAGCGTTGCACAATCGATGTCCACGTCTCCCTAGCAACTGCATAAatagtaaatgtaaaaaaaacctgctgCTGTTAGTAATTTATTTTCCACATGGAGATCTCAGGATAGCAATCTggctttaataaataaatctacaTAGGACCAACACAGGAATTCCTGCTGTGCTTAAAGTAGGAGGCTGGGTCAATTGTTCTTATAGCACATTCTCTGAGGTAATGCCTCTGCACTCTGGTATGGCACTTGATGTGAGGGGTCAAGGGCAGCTACTTACTTATCACAGTAAGCCAATGATACAGCGACTGATGAGTAAGCCCAGACCGAATCTGCAGACTTTTTCTGGATTTTCTGTGCTGTCTCAGGAGGAAGATCTGCAGGGTGAATATTCGCTCCAGAATTGTACAACAGTCAGTCACTACATTAATCAATGTGTTTTgagcaaaaaatgtattaagaaTAAATGTGCACATTGTTCAAGAGATGGTTACAAATGGCTGACAGTAGAAAGGCCATCGGGCATTTGGACTTTAAAGACATGCTGAAATTTAAATGAACTTTTTCCTAAATTTTgtaaattcttcataaccatatgaaCACTTCTTGAAGTATATATtacaaaaaatgttaatgttttttctaTCAACTTCCATCAGCCTATATTGAAAATTCTAAGAAAACAAATTCAAGCACGGCAGAATTTGGCTCATGTGGCAATAATTGCAACAGTCTCCTTGCAACATTACCCAACGTTCAGGTTCAGACAGAGATGCACTTTTTCTTCaatatgaaaaattaaaaacaaccagagaaaattattttgagaaatCCAGTGGTTCCCAATCACGATCCTTATGAGGATCATTCCAAGTACATCATTTTTGTCCACTATAGTGGACAGATATTTAGAAGCCATTTGTAAAAATGGAATATGTGTTTAGATGCCCAAAACACCAGTGGTTGCACTCTCTTGAGTCTTGCCTACAATTTGATATGAGCTATGACATCATACATTCGAAATGGCAGTGAAGCTTCGGACGCTTGCAGGGCTTGAGGTGTGGACACATGGCCACTCACACAAATAATTTGGTAGAGCCAAATCTGCTTTGTTATAATAGGTTTAAGGAAAAATATGATCAGACTGAAACGTGTTGAAAAACATAATTAAGAGCCTATTCATTCTCCTAATTTGATCAGTTTAAAATTGTGTCACCCTTCTTatttaattgtttgcaatatggcATAATAAGCACAGCAATGGATTCGTATTCTTCATGCCAGGCATAAGTATTTCTGACATgtcttaagagggtaaataattccTCTAGACATGAAAAGCACATAAAGTAACATTAACAGCCTTTTAATATTCAGGGATTTCAACTTtggatggaacaaaaaccagcataaacTGTCGGTTCTCGGCTTTCtcttaagtcttttttttttttaaggcactACCTTTTGTCATACTTTCGCCAATGTGATGATTAGTTCACTTCGGCTATCAGGTAATCAATACCCTCATGCTGACTACTGATTACAAttgtctgcagtgtgtggtctGATTGCTGCTATTTAATTCCCATGTCTCGGTTAACTAAGGCTTGTTTGTCATACTTCATACTTATTCACCACGTTCAgacttttaaatttgtttgtgcACTAATGTGAGGTGTGGACCAGTATCATTTACCCATGGGGTTCATGGTGAagggagctgaacacgcagcaGGCCGTGATCTTCTCAGGGGAATTTGTAGGGTCCACATCATCCGCACATTCACGTTTTTTCATTTTCGCATGGGGGAAGGATCGTCTGGGGCTAGAGACACATGGCTCGAAGGAGTGTCGTTCCATTCCAGCTGTCAAGGCAGGGTTGTGATGGTGTTTCCTCAATAACACATGGGAATTGACGataaacagggtacaattggccaccaaatAGGGAGGACAAAATTCAACATGGCCTGCTGATATAGTCGCCTATAGACATTCACGAACAGTTAAATAAAGTCAAAGGCATGTATTTCTTTAAAAGTAGCctagtgagacgggtgcgtgggggttggacccaaaatgcacgactcagaaacaatagtaatataaagacccctcagggctttattcgggacgaatcccaggagagtagtcaacacaagcaaagtccatacacgtagatccagccaaacaaaaagtaaacaaacaaaaagcacggtgccgagggaagattcaaactcgtagtcggtagacgtgcagggaggtccggtagcaggagagctgtcagcggggcagatgaacagacggacggcaggcagaggcgtagtcgtggacgaagcgggagtcgaaaccatgaaacaatcagcgaagcaaaagtacaaaaacggtaggcgaggacgatggtcacaaaacagaaatcaataaacaatggtcggtaaacaggcgtggatcgtaacgtgtaatcaatggtagtaaatgctcaagagttgcgtggtgaacagaggcagacaatttcgcagtgaacagtagcgcgactgggctataaatgcgggtgtagacaggtgtagacaattagttagagcgtagcaaggaaatggaaaacaggttcgatggatgacaagtttaacaaggagattagtaatcgtcagtaataaacctatcctgccctagcattagtaaattagtaaatgacatgcacgagaaacgtaaggtaacatgaacacatgattagtgtgttagtttctacccaatcctgatctagcattagtagttttagtaaatagacaaatggaaacaattagggagtgaatgacagaaggagagagagagaaaaggcggaacgcaaggtttgcggaaaaacatgtaaaagtgtatgcataaaccgtgaccagttaacgtaacaataaacatgcatcaaaacataacacaaagcgaaactaagacgataaccactaaacataaccaggaatataatcgtacgaaaacataactagacatgacaagaaaataaatcgtaacgagacataactaaacaacatgacgaacctagactaacataatacatgataagacaatacaagactaatacaaatgaataaacataaaacatggcgagacagacctgaaacgtgacacctaGTGTATTTAGGCCTATTTTAATGCATGTAATTGTGAGCACATTCAATAAATGATTTTGTTTTCCCTTCTTGTGGATATCCAGAGCAGCCATACCATGTTGAAtttcttttcatatttcagtCTAGTGCGAGAGAATGAGGGAGTGTAGGGAACAGTGAACTATGCTAATTCAGAACCAAAGCAAAAATGGTAAATGCACACATTACATCCATAAGAGGCCATTATAAGAGAAACATAAACAAGAATATCCTCAGAGCAAAGCTTTTATTTATTagcacatttttacttttgtaTTGCATACTTTACAGTTTGCTTGGTTTCTGGCGACAGCCAGTTGAATGGTTTGGTTCTACAAGCACTTCACCATTTACGTTGTAATTTAGTGCCTTCCAATTCAGAACATTCCCTGGTGTAAATGTGAATGCATTCATGTAGTCCTGGATTGCACAAGAATCAAGAACATAATTCCACATGTGCACATCTGAAAGGTCTCCAACAAAACACTGATTTGCATCAAATCTCCCACCATAACTGTCCTGTTCTTGGCCAAGGATTATGCTCGGAGATGCAATAGGTTCTGACTCGATCTTCACCCTTTTGCGCCTTCCATTCACCCACACTTGAGTAAGTCCGGTTTTACTGTCCCAGGTCCAGCAGACTGAGTTCCATTCGTTTTGATTGTCTGGCATCAACAGAAAGTCATGAACCAGATTATTGATATGCACACGATATCCTCCTTTTTCTGCTTGATACAGCAAAAAAGCATTGTCTTTTGATGGTGTGGCCAGGGAGAAGAGAGTCTTTGCTATTCCATTTTCAGGGAAAGATCTCAGGCAGAGTGTCAGAGCTGAATAAGGTCCCTCCACATCAGGCGTGAGTGTTGCATAATGAGTAGTAGACACCGATAGGAAAGAAAAAACTTTCCCCGTAAGATCTGTTGGCGTTTCAGAGAGTGGAAAATATgcaattttaatacatttcaagggccactgctgaaaacaaaatcctgaaatcactcaaaatatttttccatgAATTGTATGGTTACAGTACAAGACCTGAAATAAGCATGCATAGAATGATTCTGACATCCAACTCcttcaaaatgtaaatgctcTTACCTTCAGACTGTATGGCACTGCCAGTGAGCAGGACAAGCAAAAACACCAGCTTCTCCATCTCAGTTCTGCACACAAATTCTGTTTGAAAAGGAACAATCTTTTCTTGTCTCACATTTAGACCAGTGTAACATAATTAGATTCTTCCACAGAAATATACTGCTTgctgtttcctttttttatatatataacaaGAGCTTAGCTTTGGCTACATTAACTTGAAAGATAATCTGCATCCATAGTCTGCACAAGATTCACATTCACAGACTGAATCCAAACAACATATTGAGTGTACTTATTTCCTTCAAATATGTACAAATCAAAAAAGCAAGGAGAACCGCCAAACTAATAATGCAAGAACATTTAATGGGTAAAATacttacaaaaatatttccacaaGCAGTGTTTACGGCTGGAATGAACAAAGGAGTGAAATAGGAAGGGAGGTGTGTTCTGaagtggtgtgtttgtgacgcAAGCAATGATGGTTAAGAGTGGAAAGCTACTGTGATCACATGTCAGACAAAATATACACAATTTgtacataatataaatataatatatacagaGAATACTGTAGTAGCGCATGTCAATAATCAACAGGTAGACAACAGGCattaatacatacaatacattgttATGGAGACTGTGGTGCCAGGAAGGGAAAGtagggtgctgtccaccaggcgGCAGCACCGGGCCTTCATGCAGGTATGGCCCCAGCTGTGAATCATTCATCATGGTAGCTGTGGCCAAGTATCTTGTTATGAGAGTGACAAAAGAGGCCTGGGTTTTCAGTTCAGGGGAGAGTCGGGATTTATGTTGTGGAAACTATGGCACACCTCAGGACGTTTTGAGGTGGCCAGAGTGGCCTTTTATTCTTTGATTGTGTTTTGTTCTTAGTCTGTCGTTAATAAAAGGCAATTTCTTGGgtttctgtgtctgttcacCACATGGTGCTGACCCAGTCCAGCACTACAAGACGTTGAGAAGATATTTCGAGAAAACACTCTAGAATATGTTCTTTCAGTGTTATCACTTGGGTCTCCAGATCCCCAAGTTGTATATGTGACCACAATGTTTTGGACtcataaatcataaatgaaTCAAAGAAAAACACTGCATATTAGCTTAAAAAAGTGACATTTCAATATGAAAAGTACAGTTTTTTCTTAGAAACCCTTGTTCAATTTGACAgcttttatatacactcagtgagcactgtattaggtatttattagactttttttgtgtgactttttagcctatccacttagagttatgatgcgttgtatgttcagagatgctcttctgaacaccactgttgtaatgtgtgattatttgcattactgtcacattcctgtctggccattttcctctgacggctctcatttctgtgtgcagaactgctgcacacttcttctttttttttttttaacattcttagcaaactctagagactagtagtaaaatcccaggagatcagtagtttctgagatactcaatccaccctgtctgccaccaacaatcattccaccgtcaaagtcactaagatcaaattttttcccaattcttatggttgatgtgtccattaactgaagcttctgacatgtgattgtatacattgtatactgctgccacacaattggctgattagatcacaTGAATAggtatgtgtaataaagtaaaaatgttccaaataaaatgaacGCCTTGTACGCAAAAACTGAGGCACAGACCTTGCAGAACAGGAAAAGGAGGAGGTTCGGGCTCGTATGCAGGTCTGGCACCTGTCCCCATTAGATCAAGCActccctccactggctacctgtcatggctcgcatcaaattcaaaacattggtgctagccttccaagcagttaaggggtcttccccagcatacctacaaaaaatcatcagaccctacacccctgccagacctcttcgttcagcctccacaggctgcttggcacctccccctctccgaacctccacctcacgctcacgactactgtctgttctggctccacggtggtggaacgaactccccgttgaggtcagaactgtagaatctctccccaccttcaagcgcaaactgaagacgcacctcttcaagcagcacctctccctgtccctccctacctccctgtgaaccttaattgttgtctttgtgatttactttatgtttcggtatttttagttggctaggtaagcagtatttggatagttaagtttggtcacttttgctttgttgtttgtttgtttatttgcaaagcaagagcagagcgtctgccaaatgccaataatgtaatgtaatgtaatgtaatttaatttatgaCCACTTAAAAGGAGAAGCTAAAGATTAGATCAAATTTAGGTCTAAGGAAGATTGGGAGGACCCTGCAAAAGTTTTATCCACCTTGCAGGAATTGTATGGTTGCTCACAATCTTATGTTGCCTTGCAGAAGGATTTCTTCTCCAGGAAGCAGTTAGAGGACGATTCTCTACAGGAGTATACTCATGCTTTAGTTGAACTAATGGAAAAGATTGTGAGGAATGCCCCTCATGCTATACTCAACTCTGCTGTTTTGTTAAGAGACCAATTTGTGGAGCATGTCCATGACCCAGATCACCAACCTGCCAAACCAATCTGCTGAGTTAGCTGAGTTGAGGGATATGATGACAAGAGCAGCTTAATCAGCTTTCTGAGAATATACTCCTCTTGCAAAACCCTTCTAGACGGCTCCCACACCCTCATAATGGTCCTCTTATATGTAGACGTTGTCAACAGCCAGGCCTTTTTGCCAGTAGTTCTGACAATGAGAGGGTTATTCCTCAGGTGCAAGGTGCCCAGTCAGCCGGCGGAAAACTAGTGTTTTCTCTTTTGCAGAGCCACAATTCAGAAGGGGGCACAATCGGCTCAGGCCATCAAGAGCATGTAAGTGAATATGCTGTTTCGCAAATTAGGTTACAGTGCGTATTGGGGGATTCGATGTGAAGTGCCTACTTGATACAGGGTCCATGGTATCTACCATAACAAACACATTCTTCAGAAAGACTCCTGAGGCTTTCCAGTGGTTGCAATTTAGAACATCTAATGGTATAGATATTGCATATATCGGTTATGTAGAGCTTGAAGTTTGGGTAAGGTCATCCCTAAATGCGGGATTCTAGAGGTGAAAGACCCCCCTGGTTCACTGCCCACAACagaggtgagctaggctattgaggTAGGCTATTGTCTGCAattggctggcaggccacagcaaTTGTTGCTCTGCTGGCAAAAAGTGTCTCAGCtaattatttaagcagttgtgtagcgcaccagcggcagctgggtGTGGCAGCCTCATCTACTTGTCTTGTCGTATGAAGTCGCaggcgtacaaagtcgagggtgtctatctgcGGGTATCCATCAAGGCTCTGAGAGtctgattattgattattgtttttgctgcctgccctcagtTCACTGCATAGGATTCCTCTTGTCCACCCATTtaccctagttccctccatgtttTTCCTTCCCATTCCTCTCATCTCTCCTTTGCCCAAGTCTCAGTCAGGTAGGTGGTTTGCTCCTTGCCAACATGGCTGGAATGTATCTAACctgatcttccctcccagatccactGGTGTTGATCTGTGTGTGGCCGATGGCCACTGGAACTGCCAGTCGGCCATCCaaaaagcagacttcatatcggCCAATGCCTCCCATCTCTACCTTGATTTCATTGCTTTAAcagaaacgtggctctcacaagagaacacagccaccctggccaccctttcctctgcctattctctgccttctccacacacCAGAGGAGGAGGCACAAGTCTCCTAATTTCATCCTcttggagatctagtgtcttctcttCATCCTtcaccttctcctcttttgaatttcatgcggtttctgtcactttcctgtGTAAACTCTTCATTATATGATCATGTGTTACCTCTCATCTTTCTTCcatctctgtgtcccctcactacCAGACTAGCCCATGCCTCCCTCctcagtccttggctttctgatgctctatgaGCTGACCAAaccaaactgcgggcagcggagagaaaatggaaaaggtcttgtctacccagtgatatagcttccttccaagctctcctatcatctttctattcctctttctctcttgttaaatcttccttctttcactctgaAATTAACGCAGCCGCCTCTAACCCTCAAAcagttttcaaccttctcctctcttcttccaTTAAGAGTcactctgctctgaacaactactggcctgtctctcttcttcccttcctATCTCAAACTCTGGAACGTGCAATCTGCAGTCTGTTAGAGTGGAGtgcctctcctctgttctcatcTTCTTTCACCTGGAATACCATGATTATGTGCTGTCCCAGGTACAACAAGAATGCCAAAAAGCTAAGCATGAAAAAATCTGCTTCTTCCAAACTGAGCTGAGGTTCTTGGGTCATGTCATTCCCAGGGTCTCTACAGATTAAGAGAAGATCTCTGTGGTCTCAAATTGGGCCTGCCCAATGAATGTGTCCAAGTTAAGGTCATTTTTAGGTTTTGTGTGCTACTATAGGTGCTTCGTGGAAGGGTTTTCTAAACTCGCAGCCCCACTCCATCACCTGGTCACTGGGATCCGCATTAAAAAGGAGTCTAGCAAGCTGATAAGGGAAGCCTGGACAGAACATTGCGAACAGAGCTTCAATGACCTCAAGCCGCGGTTGGTCACTGCCCCTGTGCTAGCATATGCCAATTTCTCCCAGCCCTTTATTTTAGAGATAGATGCCAGCCACAGCGGCCTGGGGGCAGTGCTCTCACAAGAGCAGGAGGGCAAGGTGAGGCCAGTATCTTATGCTAGTAGAACACTAAGTCGTTCTGAAAGAAACATGTCTAATCATAGCTCCATGAAACTTGGAATTTTAGCTTTGAAATGGGCCCTTACAGAAAGGTTTCGGGAGTACCTCCTGGGCCAGAAATGTGTCTGGATGGATAATAATCCTGTTAGCCACCTTAATGCCTCTAAGTTGGGTGCAACAGAACAGCGTTGGGCTGCTCAATTGTCTGCATTTCACTTCACAATCAGTTGTTCTGGCAGTACAAATGCTAATGCTGACATCTCTTTCTAGCTACCCTCCCAGAAATGTCTCTTCTGGAGACCTTGAGACAGAAGGCTGAGGAAACGCCCCACCAGGTAACACATGATCATATCTTATGGGCACGTTCTATTTTTGGTGCCGTAACAGAGTCCCAAACCAAATGGAATGTCAGACCCTCCCACGAGAACTAATGCATCAGTGGGACCATGTGGTGGAGATACATCACAAAAGTACAtcagttgtagttcctacaacTATACCAGGGTGATGGACATCAAGGGGTTGAGAGGACTACCAAACTGGTAAGGCAA from Conger conger chromosome 2, fConCon1.1, whole genome shotgun sequence encodes the following:
- the LOC133122376 gene encoding C-reactive protein-like, whose amino-acid sequence is MEKLVFLLVLLTGSAIQSEDLTGKVFSFLSVSTTHYATLTPDVEGPYSALTLCLRSFPENGIAKTLFSLATPSKDNAFLLYQAEKGGYRVHINNLVHDFLLMPDNQNEWNSVCWTWDSKTGLTQVWVNGRRKRVKIESEPIASPSIILGQEQDSYGGRFDANQCFVGDLSDVHMWNYVLDSCAIQDYMNAFTFTPGNVLNWKALNYNVNGEVLVEPNHSTGCRQKPSKL